The DNA sequence atcagaaTAGATTCAAAATAGTTCAAAAAAGAGGAAAAGATATTTCACTATATTATAATATGTACTATATGAATCTATAAATTAATTAACGAGACATATATTTGTCTTCACTTTTGTTATCTAAGATTCTTTGTAATCGAAATATATATTCACTTTTAGTCTATAATTCAGCATAGtaagaatatttatttttcacttttagaGCTAAATCTAACGTGTCTCTACTACTTATTATATGCCGTTTAATGTCTTtcatgaataaaaatttatttatttttaataaaaaagtaaataaataaataaaaaaggaaagtATGTAATGGGAATGAAAGAAGAAGACCGTGAGATGAGCTTGGTAGCTAGCGATCAAGTCCGGCAAGAATTGTTGCAGTTGTTGGATGAGGCTGCTGGAGTTGCTTACATTGAACATCAAGAATTCATTTATGTCATTGCTTCCCACACTTATAAGGATTAGAGATTTGTTGATTATACCTTTTGCGGCACTTTCATTTAGATACCGTGTCATATTGTCGCCAACTCTTGAGAATTGTTCAATTTGTTCTTCCATGGATATAACCCTCCCCTGCATGTTTCCATCCATATACTCAtgttttagttttcgaaaaacaTTATTCATACACCAAATACTCTTAGCATCTGTGTAAAAATACATTACTAATTAattgtgtatttaaattattttttaattgacaAAAAATGTATGTTTAGTCATTAAGGAAATACTGATATCAAAATCGTATTACATGTTAATCAACCaattaagatttattttttattatttattaaactaCCAATGTTCAAAGGAGAGTACTAGGTAAACAATAGCCATCTTGAACAATATGAATAacgactaataaaataaaaacatactacaTCTCTAAATTaatcatctaaattttaatattaaaataatcatccgtatacctagtaaaataaacattcgatatatttattgttcacgttgtttaatattttcattatctacctatattttttcatGTTCAAATAACCAATATTAGTGAACTATATATATTAACATTATATCTAAGTCGTGTTTGAAGTGTAAATGAACTTGAGAAAAGAATATCTTGTTAAATAATGTGTGTATAGTACTTCATATAGCATGTCATATTTTATTTAACATGACACATTGACAAAATATTAAACTTTTTAACTACTTACCTAATGCAACCTATTAAGGAATTAAATTGTCTAAGTTAAACGGAGGGAGATAGAGAGAGATATACAAAGCGTTTTTTTCCAGTGTGGTGGAGAATCCCTGCTCCTCCTCCAGCAAAATTGACTCCCTTAAGGATTTGGGTGTTGAAATCTTCTGTATCATTTTCTACAAGATACAGAAATGGCGGTGGACTCTCCTTGAATCCTAGTAATTGCACTGACCATGACCCAGAAAACAAACACTATTatagattaattaattattagaataacATGTATATTATTACGATCCATCTATATATCATATCATGCATTAAAATATTAATGCTTGAATTGCACTACAAAAAAATGCCAAATAACAGCGATTTATTTAGAAATTGTATAAAAAATTGACCAGCAATGGTTTATTAATCTGGTCCTTTAGGATGTGAGGATTAGTTTTTGTAGCGATTTCTAATAACCGCTGGTATAATCGTACTAATTCAGTATATTGCGTTAGATTATCCATTAAATTATCTAACTCAATATTATTGGTTTCATCGGATTTGAATAATCACTACAACTAAAACATGGATGCATGATGGCAATTATATACATATGCATGCAGCTGTTGTTCCCTGGTCTTTCTTTGACGGCTTATAACCCCCACAATATGAAGagttaatatttaataaacaTTCAAAAAATGTTGCAGCTTTTGAACTGTTGTGATTTTACTTTGTAGTTTTAAATACGAAAGTAAATTAAAATGTAAGTATAACGCAAATTAAAGAgtatatatgtaatatattttagcttgaataatcataaaattatttttaatcagtGTTAATACACAAATGTTattcaaacaaattaaataatgataataataagtaGCATGATTATTcttaattactaataataataagtttaCCAATGCAATCAGCAGTGTTATAACCATTGCTAAACCTTCCAGTAGGCTTGGATTGAGAAGGAGAATAATCAATCCCATAAAATGGCATATCAGCCTTTGACTTTGTATCATTCAAGAAATTGTTGGTACCAACATCAAAAGTTGAGTCCCCAAATATGTAAACTGCAGGCACTGCTGGATCTCTATACCCCACCACATTCAATAATAATCTCGACCCAACAACCATGCCTTCAGCAGCTAGGAAAATAATAattaacatattcttcattaTTCTTCTCATGATCGCCATATATATAaaactttaattttgaaaatgtatatgtatatatatgctttATGATATGTTTATGTGATTGTAAATTAATTAATGGATAGGTTTGGTAATTCGGCTCCGAAATATAATAACTAGATTTTGACAAACATGCAAGTTATGTCACCACTGGCTTTTAGTGCGAACATTTCTAGCCGTAAATATTCCAAAGTAATCCATTTGGTTGGTGCTTCAATTTTTTGTGTTATTGTTAAGTTTATTCATTCATTCGGTTCATTcatgaatttaaataatttaattactaatAATGCAAAGAATAATACAAGAGTTCTGTACATAAAAAGTATATAGTTTACGTTTATATTTACTCAAATCTTATACATACGAATCAATATAGtttgttttcatattttttagAGTTACACAtataattagtaaaatttatttattaaaaataatttaatatttatactgatcaaataataataaaaaatattaaaaaggacTGGTTTCACAAGATTTTTTaatgcaaatataataaaaattatgctagctaaaatatatttatattgtaTTATCTCAAATACTAAACACATATAATACATGAGATACGaatctaatttaattaaatttttgtttgacATTAGCACTTTTATCGAATGCAAACCTGCATAAAATTTACTAACTCCGATGATATAGATAAACTTCTTTCCCTTTTTGTTGGTTTGTGCTCTGCAAAAATAATCCAAGAGATAAATGCCGTCATTGTTTTTTCTTGACTTGGATTAAAACTCCTAACGATGATATCGTTGGATATTAGTggctaaaacaaaaataataattttacaaataaactaataaaagtgGTTATCAGAAAGAAGAGGCAAGCTGGCTAGTTTCtaagcaaaatttaataaagtaaagaaaagaaattttAGATAAATAACTAGCCttgataattattatatatactaaaggtagaaaaaaaatattttttgaaattgttatgcaaaaaatttataaattataatacatatatataacttaactcaaaaatattatttatatactaaaattaactattaatatatttatatatataatatttaatttattttaatatatattttatattaataattaattttaatatacacctaaCATAATTGAACTTAATTTTACATGATAATCAAGTGAGACATTTTGTTGTACAGATTAAAGtgatataaagaaaaa is a window from the Arachis hypogaea cultivar Tifrunner chromosome 1, arahy.Tifrunner.gnm2.J5K5, whole genome shotgun sequence genome containing:
- the LOC112804937 gene encoding GDSL esterase/lipase At5g37690-like: MRRIMKNMLIIIFLAAEGMVVGSRLLLNVVGYRDPAVPAVYIFGDSTFDVGTNNFLNDTKSKADMPFYGIDYSPSQSKPTGRFSNGYNTADCIVQLLGFKESPPPFLYLVENDTEDFNTQILKGVNFAGGGAGILHHTGKKRFVYLSLSPSV